Proteins encoded together in one Mercenaria mercenaria strain notata chromosome 18, MADL_Memer_1, whole genome shotgun sequence window:
- the LOC123538290 gene encoding thyroid hormone receptor alpha-like: MVTWYLVSIGVPYIPSYMDLSNGPEPCVVCGDAATGYHYRCMTCEGCKGFFRRTIQKNLQYHCKWNKTCVIDKTTRNQCQECRFIKCLNVGMATDLVLNEKQRTAKRRLIEENRERRRDEQTKTKTKENYQDQDVLTDTDRGLICEVVTAYEYTAGKTQNSNKGVSAEIQTQDPESWHQLAEAMTPSIVKVVEFAKGVPGFTELNVEDQILLLKSCCMEIMCLRAACRFDPDAETLTLHNGMKLHKSQIHQGGVAVLIEPIFDFAMGLSKLKLDKAEIALLAAILLMQSDRSGLKEPENVEKLQDAILGAFKRYITENRPHQPVHWAKILMKVTDLRTISTRHAERVLCIRLDNSGEIPPLLLEVFNEGHA; encoded by the exons ATGGTTACTTGGTATCTAGTGTCAATAG GTGTGCCATATATTCCAAGTTACATGGATCTTTCAAACGGCCCTGAGCCATGTGTAGTGTGCGGCGATGCTGCTACAGGGTATCATTATCGTTGTATGACATGCGAGGGATGCAAG gGCTTCTTTCGCCGGACGATACAGAAAAACTTACAGTACCATTGTAAATGGAACAAAACTTGTGTCATAGATAAAACAACCCGAAACCAGTGTCAAGAATGTagatttataaaatgtttaaacgtTGGCATGGCAACCGATC TTGTTTTAAATGAGAAACAAAGAACAGCAAAACGAAGACTGATTGAAGAAAACAGAGAAAGAAGAAGGGACGAACAAACGAAAACAAAGACGAAAGAAAATTATCAAGACCAAGATGTTCTCACTGATACAGATAGGGGACTTATTTGTGAAGTGGTCACTGCGTATGAATACACTGCAGGAAAAACTCAAAACTCTAATAAG GGTGTCAGTGCTGAGATTCAGACTCAGGATCCCGAGTCATGGCATCAACTAGCCGAAGCAATGACCCCATCTATAGTCAAGGTTGTTGAATTCGCTAAAGGTGTTCCCGGTTTTACTGAG ctcaacgtTGAAGACCAGATACTTCTGCTCAAATCATGTTGTATGGAAATAATGTGTCTGCGAGCAGCTTGCAGATTTGATCCGGATGCAGAAACGCTTACTTTACATAATGGGATGAAGCTGCACAAGTCACAGATCCACCAAGGAGGTGTAGCTGTCCTCATCGAACCCATTTTTGACTTTGCAATGGGACTTTCAAAACTGAAACTGGACAAGGCAGAAATAGCGTTACTTGCAGCCATTTTATTAATGCAGTCAG ATCGTTCTGGACTAAAGGAACCTGAAAATGTTGAGAAACTACAAGATGCCATACTTGGTGCTTTCAaacgttacataactgaaaacagACCTCATCAACCGGTCCACTGGGCTAAAATTCTTATGAAAGTGACAGATCTTAGAACTATCTCTACACGTCATGCTGAAAGAGTGTTATGTATTCGATTGGATAACTCCGGTGAAATTCCACCTCTTTTACTTGAAGTTTTCAATGAGGGTCATGCATGA